A single window of Undibacterium sp. 5I1 DNA harbors:
- a CDS encoding CoA-acylating methylmalonate-semialdehyde dehydrogenase, which produces METIPHFIAGARVDTDSGRYADVYNPALGLPIARVAMASSADVDKAVAAAAKAFPAWANTPPLTRARVLFRFLHLMQENADRFAGILTREHGKTFADAQGEVARGIEVVEFACGIPHMLKGEFSDQIARGIDACSFRQPLGVVAGITPFNFPAMVPMWMFPIALACGNTFVLKPSERDPSASILQAELLKQAGLPDGVFNVVQGDKLAVDALLDHPQVQAISFVGSTLIAEYIYTRGSAEGKRVQALGGAKNHMVVMPDADIDMAVDALIGAAYGSAGERCMAISVAVAVGNAADQLVAALAERTRALKINDGMAEGAEMGPVVSLAAKQRIEKLIGQGVEEGATLVVDGRGYQVSGRENGFFVGGTLFDHVTSTMTIYQEEIFGPVLCVLRLPDIASAIDLINRHEYGNGVAIFTRDGGVAREFVRQIQVGMVGVNVPLPVPMAFHSFGGWKRSLFGDHHVYGPEGVRFYTRSKAVMQRWPDANKGIATAGAEFAFPQMK; this is translated from the coding sequence ATTGAAACCATTCCCCATTTCATCGCAGGTGCACGTGTGGATACTGATAGCGGTCGTTATGCCGATGTGTACAACCCGGCTTTGGGATTACCCATCGCGCGCGTGGCGATGGCATCTTCCGCCGATGTGGATAAAGCCGTTGCCGCAGCAGCGAAGGCTTTTCCCGCATGGGCAAATACACCACCGCTGACCCGTGCCCGCGTCTTGTTCCGTTTTTTACACTTGATGCAAGAAAATGCAGACCGCTTTGCCGGGATACTCACTCGTGAGCATGGCAAAACCTTTGCTGACGCGCAGGGCGAGGTGGCTCGCGGTATTGAAGTGGTCGAATTTGCCTGCGGCATTCCACATATGTTGAAGGGGGAATTCAGCGATCAGATTGCACGTGGGATCGATGCTTGTTCATTCCGTCAACCATTGGGTGTTGTAGCTGGAATTACGCCGTTTAATTTTCCGGCCATGGTGCCTATGTGGATGTTTCCTATCGCGCTAGCCTGCGGAAATACATTTGTTCTAAAACCCTCTGAGCGCGATCCTTCTGCATCCATTTTGCAGGCAGAACTATTGAAACAAGCCGGTTTGCCCGATGGCGTATTCAATGTTGTACAAGGCGACAAGCTGGCGGTAGATGCTTTGCTGGATCACCCGCAAGTGCAAGCGATTAGCTTCGTTGGATCGACTCTTATTGCGGAATATATTTATACGCGGGGTAGCGCTGAAGGCAAACGCGTACAGGCGTTGGGAGGCGCAAAAAATCATATGGTCGTCATGCCTGATGCAGATATAGACATGGCAGTCGATGCTCTAATCGGTGCCGCCTATGGCTCCGCGGGCGAGCGCTGCATGGCGATTTCTGTCGCGGTTGCGGTTGGTAATGCTGCCGACCAGTTGGTCGCTGCCCTAGCCGAGCGCACTCGAGCCTTAAAGATTAACGACGGTATGGCAGAGGGGGCGGAAATGGGGCCGGTCGTCAGTCTTGCCGCCAAGCAGCGGATAGAAAAACTGATCGGACAAGGTGTGGAGGAGGGTGCCACGCTAGTGGTGGATGGCCGTGGTTACCAAGTCAGCGGGCGTGAAAATGGCTTTTTCGTCGGCGGCACGCTGTTTGATCATGTGACTTCCACGATGACTATCTATCAGGAAGAAATTTTTGGGCCGGTTTTATGCGTTTTGCGGTTGCCAGATATAGCCAGTGCCATCGATCTGATTAATCGGCATGAGTATGGCAACGGTGTCGCCATTTTTACGCGTGATGGTGGCGTGGCGCGCGAGTTTGTGCGTCAAATTCAAGTAGGTATGGTTGGCGTGAATGTCCCTTTGCCGGTACCGATGGCTTTTCACAGTTTTGGCGGTTGGAAGCGCAGTCTTTTTGGCGATCATCATGTGTATGGCCCAGAAGGTGTGCGTTTTTATACACGCTCTAAAGCCGTTATGCAGCGCTGGCCGGATGCAAACAAAGGTATTGCGACTGCCGGTGCCGAATTTGCATTTCCGCAAATGAAGTGA
- a CDS encoding NAD(P)-dependent oxidoreductase — MIEVLSRLTKLEHLGHPSASKEELAGRFTDLVPALTARQALIESQRCLYCYDAPCTRICPSDIDVASFIRNIANENINGAAKTILQENIFGGSCSRVCPTEILCEQSCVRNHDAEGQPVKIGLLQRHAIDNMQFGEHPFERATATGRTVAVVGAGPAGLSCAHRLAMLGNDVVVFESRAKAGGLNEYGIAKYKLPEDFAQREVEFLLEIGGITIQYGQTLGGNLKLSDLRQQYDAVFLALGLGASRELGLTGEDAAGLLSAVDYIAELRQVDDLSKLPLASRCLVIGAGNTAIDMAVQMARLGADDVTVVYRRGAESMSATGHEQDIAKAHQVRLKTWAQPQQILLDETGRVRGVRFEKTRMDGARLVGTGESFDIAADAIFKAIGQALDAVSINDALAVELEKRGDKVQVDDRFRTSVSGVYAGGDCVAPGQDLTVQAVQHGKLAAAAIHQDLLSNSLSKKEAT; from the coding sequence ATGATTGAAGTCTTAAGCAGGTTGACTAAGCTAGAACATCTTGGACATCCAAGTGCGAGCAAAGAAGAGTTAGCAGGCCGGTTCACCGATCTGGTGCCAGCACTAACAGCGCGCCAGGCACTGATAGAAAGCCAGCGTTGCTTGTATTGTTATGACGCCCCTTGTACGCGTATCTGCCCGTCAGACATTGATGTCGCTAGCTTTATCCGCAATATTGCTAATGAAAATATCAATGGCGCGGCAAAAACTATTTTGCAAGAGAATATCTTTGGTGGTAGCTGTTCGCGTGTTTGCCCTACCGAGATTTTGTGCGAGCAATCCTGTGTGCGTAATCATGATGCGGAAGGGCAGCCAGTCAAAATTGGTCTTTTACAACGTCATGCCATCGACAACATGCAGTTTGGCGAACATCCTTTTGAACGTGCAACCGCAACGGGACGCACGGTTGCTGTCGTGGGCGCCGGACCGGCGGGTCTGTCCTGTGCGCACAGACTAGCAATGTTGGGTAACGATGTTGTGGTGTTCGAGTCACGTGCCAAGGCCGGTGGTTTGAACGAATACGGTATTGCTAAATACAAGTTGCCAGAGGATTTTGCTCAGCGCGAAGTCGAATTTTTATTGGAAATCGGCGGTATCACGATTCAATACGGACAAACTCTGGGCGGTAATTTAAAGCTCTCTGATTTACGCCAACAATATGATGCTGTATTTTTAGCGCTAGGACTTGGTGCAAGCCGAGAGCTTGGTTTGACAGGCGAAGATGCCGCAGGCTTACTCTCCGCAGTGGACTATATCGCTGAACTCCGTCAAGTCGATGATTTGAGTAAATTGCCACTGGCCTCCCGTTGCCTGGTGATTGGAGCAGGTAATACCGCAATTGATATGGCGGTGCAGATGGCGCGGCTAGGTGCCGATGACGTGACCGTAGTTTATCGACGCGGTGCGGAGTCCATGTCCGCTACCGGACATGAGCAAGATATCGCCAAGGCACATCAAGTGCGTTTGAAGACATGGGCTCAGCCGCAACAAATCTTATTGGATGAAACGGGTCGCGTACGCGGTGTGCGGTTTGAAAAAACCCGTATGGATGGTGCTCGCCTGGTCGGTACAGGAGAAAGCTTTGATATCGCTGCCGATGCGATTTTTAAAGCGATTGGACAAGCATTAGATGCAGTATCGATCAATGATGCCCTGGCTGTGGAATTAGAAAAGCGAGGCGATAAAGTTCAGGTGGACGATCGCTTCCGCACCTCAGTTTCGGGCGTCTATGCAGGGGGTGATTGTGTCGCGCCGGGACAAGACTTGACGGTGCAGGCGGTACAGCACGGTAAGCTCGCCGCAGCTGCAATTCATCAAGACTTATTGTCCAACTCACTTTCTAAAAAAGAGGCTACATAA
- the preA gene encoding NAD-dependent dihydropyrimidine dehydrogenase subunit PreA: MADLSINFAGIKSPNPFWLASAPPTDKAYNVIRAFEAGWGGVVWKTLGEDPAPVNVSSRYSAHFGKNREVIGFNNIELITDRSLDINLREITQVKKDWPDRAMIVSMMYPCEEAIWKAVLPLVEATGADAIELNFGCPHGMPERGMGAAVGQVPEYVEMVTRWCKQYCSLPVIVKLTPNITDVRMPARAAHNGGADAVSLINTINSITSIDLDNMVARPIVGGKSTHGGYCGSAVKPIALNMVAEIARDPATQGLPISGIGGIGNWRDAAEFIALGAGSVQVCTAAMLHGFRIVEDMKDGLSRWMDEKGYATIEDFRGKAVANTTDWKYLNMNFKSIAQIDQDSCIQCGRCYIACEDTSHQSISQLIADNGQRKYEVIKDECVGCNLCQITCPVENCITMVAEETGKPYMNWMQDPRNPRAENLVKA, encoded by the coding sequence ATGGCCGATCTCAGCATTAATTTCGCCGGTATTAAATCTCCCAACCCATTTTGGCTCGCATCTGCGCCACCTACTGACAAAGCATATAACGTGATCCGTGCTTTTGAAGCAGGTTGGGGCGGAGTCGTCTGGAAAACTTTGGGTGAAGATCCGGCGCCAGTGAATGTCTCCTCACGTTATTCCGCCCACTTTGGTAAAAATCGCGAAGTCATTGGCTTCAATAATATTGAACTGATTACTGATCGTAGTCTGGACATCAACCTGCGTGAAATTACCCAAGTCAAAAAAGACTGGCCGGATCGCGCAATGATTGTTTCCATGATGTATCCATGCGAAGAGGCGATCTGGAAAGCAGTTTTGCCATTAGTCGAGGCGACTGGTGCCGATGCAATTGAACTCAATTTTGGCTGTCCACATGGCATGCCAGAACGCGGCATGGGCGCTGCCGTCGGTCAAGTACCGGAGTATGTCGAAATGGTCACGCGCTGGTGCAAGCAATATTGTTCTTTGCCTGTTATCGTCAAGCTCACCCCGAATATCACTGATGTCCGCATGCCTGCGCGCGCTGCACACAACGGTGGTGCCGATGCTGTGTCTTTGATCAATACGATCAATTCCATTACTTCAATTGATCTGGACAATATGGTGGCACGTCCGATTGTGGGTGGTAAAAGTACACACGGCGGTTACTGTGGATCAGCTGTCAAACCAATTGCACTCAATATGGTCGCAGAAATCGCACGTGATCCTGCTACTCAGGGTTTGCCGATTTCTGGTATCGGCGGCATCGGTAACTGGCGTGATGCGGCAGAATTTATAGCCCTCGGCGCTGGTTCTGTACAAGTCTGTACTGCCGCAATGCTGCATGGCTTTCGTATTGTTGAAGACATGAAAGATGGCCTGTCTCGCTGGATGGATGAAAAAGGTTATGCCACGATAGAAGATTTTCGCGGTAAAGCTGTTGCCAATACGACGGATTGGAAATATCTGAACATGAACTTCAAGAGCATTGCTCAGATCGACCAGGATAGTTGTATCCAATGCGGTCGCTGTTATATCGCTTGCGAAGACACTTCACATCAATCCATTTCACAACTGATTGCAGACAACGGACAGCGTAAATACGAAGTCATCAAAGACGAGTGTGTTGGCTGTAACTTATGTCAGATTACTTGCCCCGTTGAGAATTGCATTACGATGGTCGCGGAAGAGACAGGCAAACCCTATATGAACTGGATGCAGGACCCGCGCAATCCTAGAGCGGAGAATCTGGTCAAGGCATAA
- a CDS encoding NCS1 family nucleobase:cation symporter-1 yields the protein MNKTTASSALWNEDLAPTSESQRTWRWYHFAALWVGMVMCIPAYTLAASLIEGGMSASQAVVTVFLANAIVLVPMLLIGHAGTKYGIPYAVLARSSFGTKGARLPALMRAIVACGWYGIQTWFGGMMIYTLAGVLLGHPLGGDKIAGLGINAAQFACFLAFWAIQFWYIFHGMDSIRKLETYTAPLKIVICFVLLGWVYNKAGGFGPILDQPSQFIEGGKKAGQFWTTFWPSLTAMIGFWATLALNIPDFTRFAKTQRDQLIGQSVGLPVPMALLAMLAVIVTSATVVLYGKAIWDPVDLASRMTGVAVLIALLILLIDTVSVNLAANLVGPAYDFSALNPKLISYKTGGYITAFIAIAMMPWKILESTQGYIFTWLIGYSALLGPIAGILIIDYYFIRKTNLDVAQLYQENGKYSYGNGWNMAAIVAFVIGVVPNIPGFLNAAFPTSFPDVPGILKTIYTYAWFIGLVLSGLVYLVMMQGKSDQVVGVLQPTK from the coding sequence GTGAACAAGACCACCGCAAGCAGCGCACTCTGGAACGAAGATTTGGCACCGACGAGCGAGAGCCAGCGCACCTGGCGCTGGTATCACTTTGCCGCACTCTGGGTTGGCATGGTCATGTGCATACCCGCCTATACGTTGGCGGCTAGTTTGATTGAAGGTGGTATGTCTGCATCGCAAGCGGTGGTAACGGTTTTTCTTGCTAATGCCATTGTGCTGGTGCCTATGCTGCTGATCGGACATGCTGGTACCAAGTACGGTATTCCTTATGCGGTGCTGGCTCGTTCTTCGTTCGGTACCAAAGGTGCACGCTTGCCAGCATTGATGCGCGCGATTGTGGCATGTGGCTGGTACGGGATTCAAACCTGGTTTGGTGGCATGATGATTTACACCTTGGCAGGTGTCTTGCTCGGTCATCCGCTGGGTGGCGATAAGATCGCTGGCCTTGGTATTAATGCGGCGCAGTTCGCGTGCTTTTTAGCGTTTTGGGCGATCCAGTTCTGGTACATTTTTCACGGTATGGATTCGATTCGTAAATTAGAAACTTATACCGCGCCTTTGAAGATCGTCATTTGTTTTGTCCTGCTCGGTTGGGTATATAACAAAGCGGGTGGCTTTGGGCCGATTCTGGATCAACCTTCGCAATTTATTGAGGGAGGCAAAAAGGCCGGACAATTCTGGACTACGTTCTGGCCTTCGCTGACTGCGATGATAGGGTTTTGGGCGACGCTGGCATTGAATATTCCCGACTTCACCCGTTTTGCTAAAACTCAGCGCGATCAGCTTATCGGTCAAAGCGTGGGTTTGCCAGTGCCGATGGCATTGTTAGCTATGCTGGCGGTGATTGTGACTTCTGCCACAGTAGTTTTGTACGGTAAAGCGATTTGGGATCCGGTTGATCTTGCTAGTCGTATGACAGGTGTTGCGGTATTGATCGCTCTGTTGATTTTGTTGATTGATACTGTCAGCGTTAATTTAGCCGCCAATCTGGTTGGTCCCGCATATGATTTTTCAGCACTCAACCCTAAACTGATTTCTTATAAAACGGGTGGCTACATCACAGCGTTTATCGCGATTGCCATGATGCCATGGAAGATTTTAGAATCAACCCAAGGTTATATTTTTACCTGGTTGATCGGCTACTCGGCGTTGTTAGGACCAATCGCAGGTATATTAATAATCGACTATTACTTTATTCGTAAAACCAATCTGGATGTAGCTCAGCTCTATCAAGAAAACGGTAAATATTCTTACGGCAACGGCTGGAACATGGCAGCGATTGTCGCCTTTGTCATCGGTGTTGTGCCCAATATTCCCGGATTTTTAAATGCAGCATTTCCCACATCCTTCCCTGATGTTCCGGGCATATTGAAAACAATTTATACCTACGCTTGGTTTATCGGTCTGGTGTTATCAGGCTTAGTCTATTTAGTCATGATGCAGGGTAAATCGGATCAGGTAGTGGGTGTGCTGCAACCTACTAAATAA
- the hydA gene encoding dihydropyrimidinase — translation MSILIRGGTVVNADREFRADVLCQDGKIIAVGEHLSVPADAEIIDASGQYVMPGGIDPHTHMNLPFMGTVTADDFFTGTAAGLAGGTTTIIDFVIPDSKQPLMDAYKTWRGWAEKSAGDYSFHVAVTWWDDTVHADMGTLVRDYGVNSFKHFMAYKNAIMADDEILVKSFSRALELGAMPTVHAENGELVFLLQQELLKKGITGPEAHPLSRPPMVEGEAANRAIAIANVLNTPVYIVHVSCIESLEAITRARSKGQRVFGEVLAGHLTIDDSVYRHPDFDFAAGHVMSPPFRSKEHQAALWQGLQGGNLHTTATDHCTFCDTQKAAGKSDFTKIPNGCGGVEDRMAVIWDAGVNSGKLTPSEFVKVTSTNAAQIFNIYPRKGAVVVGADADVVVWDPQGTRAISAKTQFAKGGFNVFEGRTVRGIPSHTISAGKLVFKQGELRAVQGAGQHIDRPAFSPIYDALGRMASQTAPKAMQR, via the coding sequence ATGAGCATATTAATACGCGGCGGTACTGTCGTTAATGCAGACCGTGAATTCCGTGCTGACGTTCTGTGCCAGGATGGCAAAATCATTGCAGTAGGTGAGCATTTATCCGTTCCTGCGGATGCTGAAATTATTGACGCCAGCGGTCAATATGTCATGCCCGGTGGGATTGATCCACACACACATATGAACCTGCCTTTTATGGGCACAGTGACCGCAGACGATTTTTTTACCGGCACTGCCGCAGGTCTGGCCGGCGGAACCACTACCATTATTGATTTCGTTATTCCGGACTCTAAACAGCCTTTAATGGATGCCTATAAAACCTGGCGTGGCTGGGCAGAGAAGTCAGCCGGTGATTATAGTTTTCACGTCGCAGTAACCTGGTGGGACGATACCGTACATGCTGATATGGGCACACTGGTGCGCGACTATGGCGTGAATAGCTTCAAACATTTTATGGCCTATAAAAATGCCATCATGGCCGATGATGAAATTTTAGTAAAAAGCTTCTCACGTGCGCTGGAGCTGGGAGCTATGCCTACTGTGCATGCAGAAAATGGCGAGCTGGTTTTCTTACTCCAACAAGAGTTATTAAAAAAAGGCATTACCGGACCAGAGGCACATCCTTTATCACGTCCGCCGATGGTAGAAGGTGAGGCTGCCAACCGGGCGATTGCAATTGCCAATGTACTCAATACACCGGTTTATATCGTGCATGTCTCCTGTATAGAATCGTTGGAGGCAATTACCCGCGCCAGAAGTAAAGGCCAAAGGGTATTTGGTGAAGTGCTTGCCGGGCATCTGACGATAGACGACAGTGTATATCGCCATCCTGATTTTGATTTTGCGGCAGGTCATGTCATGAGTCCCCCATTCCGTTCAAAAGAGCATCAGGCTGCGTTATGGCAAGGCCTGCAAGGAGGCAATCTGCACACAACGGCAACCGATCATTGCACCTTTTGCGATACGCAAAAAGCTGCAGGAAAAAGCGACTTTACCAAAATCCCTAACGGTTGCGGCGGCGTTGAAGATCGTATGGCAGTGATCTGGGATGCCGGTGTCAACAGCGGTAAATTGACGCCATCAGAATTTGTCAAAGTGACTTCCACTAACGCCGCACAAATTTTTAATATCTATCCACGTAAAGGAGCGGTTGTGGTTGGCGCAGATGCCGATGTCGTGGTGTGGGACCCGCAAGGCACGCGTGCGATTTCCGCTAAAACCCAATTTGCTAAAGGTGGCTTCAACGTATTTGAGGGTCGCACCGTACGCGGTATTCCTAGCCATACCATCAGCGCAGGCAAGCTAGTATTTAAACAGGGTGAATTACGTGCGGTTCAGGGGGCAGGACAGCATATCGACAGACCCGCATTTTCTCCAATTTATGATGCATTAGGCCGTATGGCGAGTCAAACTGCTCCTAAAGCAATGCAGCGATGA
- a CDS encoding Zn-dependent hydrolase has protein sequence MGADITSVRINGDRLWKSLMELAQIGATPKGGVKRLALTDLDKQGRDLVTGWAKQAGMSVTIDKIGNVFMRRDGTNNSLPPIVSGSHIDTQPTGGKFDGNYGVLAALEVVRTLNDNNIKTEAPIEVAFWTNEEGSRFVPVMMGSGVFCGAFTLEHAFAAKDVDGKTVRDELERIGYLGTQTPGDHPIGAYFETHIEQGPVLEDADKVIGVVPAVMGLSWYDCVVTGMEAHAGPTPMHLRKDALQIATKIMQEVVNIGNRYPPYGRGTVGMVQVFPNSRNVIPGEVKFSIDLRNVNDELLNTMHQEILAFVDKTASDSGLKISIERVSYYPPCPFHPDCVDAVRSATAKLGYSTMDVVSGAGHDAIYTARLAPSGMIFVPCKDGISHNEIEDAKSEHLEAGCNVLLLAMLERAKIVADVST, from the coding sequence ATGGGTGCAGATATCACTAGCGTAAGAATCAACGGCGACCGTCTATGGAAATCCTTAATGGAACTGGCGCAAATCGGCGCAACCCCTAAAGGTGGCGTCAAACGTCTGGCATTGACCGATCTTGATAAGCAAGGCCGCGATTTAGTGACAGGCTGGGCGAAGCAAGCTGGTATGTCGGTCACCATCGACAAAATCGGCAATGTCTTTATGCGCCGGGATGGCACTAATAATAGCTTGCCACCGATTGTATCCGGCAGTCATATCGATACCCAGCCAACCGGCGGTAAGTTTGATGGCAATTATGGCGTGCTAGCAGCGCTAGAAGTTGTACGCACGCTCAACGACAATAATATCAAGACCGAGGCACCGATTGAAGTTGCGTTCTGGACGAACGAAGAAGGTTCTCGCTTCGTTCCCGTGATGATGGGCTCAGGTGTTTTTTGTGGTGCATTTACTCTCGAGCATGCGTTTGCGGCAAAAGATGTAGATGGAAAAACGGTGAGGGATGAGCTGGAGCGCATCGGTTATCTCGGTACGCAAACTCCCGGTGATCATCCGATTGGCGCCTATTTCGAAACCCACATCGAACAAGGTCCTGTACTAGAGGATGCCGACAAAGTAATCGGCGTTGTACCAGCTGTCATGGGCTTATCCTGGTACGACTGCGTTGTCACAGGGATGGAAGCGCATGCGGGCCCAACCCCCATGCATCTGCGTAAGGATGCTCTGCAAATCGCAACAAAAATTATGCAAGAGGTAGTCAATATTGGTAACCGCTATCCGCCATATGGACGCGGCACTGTCGGTATGGTGCAAGTATTCCCGAACAGTCGTAACGTCATTCCAGGCGAGGTCAAATTCAGTATTGATTTACGCAATGTGAACGATGAATTGCTCAACACCATGCATCAGGAAATTCTGGCGTTTGTCGATAAAACGGCGAGTGACAGTGGTTTGAAAATCAGTATCGAACGCGTCTCCTACTACCCGCCTTGTCCTTTCCATCCGGATTGCGTTGATGCGGTGCGCAGCGCAACCGCCAAGCTGGGTTATTCCACCATGGACGTGGTATCCGGTGCGGGACATGATGCAATTTACACGGCTCGCCTGGCACCGTCTGGGATGATTTTTGTACCCTGTAAGGATGGGATTAGTCATAACGAAATTGAGGACGCTAAATCGGAGCATCTGGAGGCGGGTTGTAATGTGTTGTTGCTGGCGATGTTAGAGCGGGCAAAAATCGTAGCCGATGTGTCGACTTAA